One genomic window of Sphingomonas sp. C3-2 includes the following:
- the tolQ gene encoding protein TolQ, translated as MDSMMLNMDAATLSPVALFMQADWVVKGVMLGLLLASIWTWAIIVGFATKLKKLSKASDKFERDFWNTGDIDQFHRAHGSSALPSARVFTAGITEWRRSTAGDNIDRDGTRARLATAMGSAVAHEIDTLSDRLNVLATIGSVAPFVGLFGTVWGIMRSFTAIASQQNSSLAVVAPGIAEALFATAIGLFAAIPAVIAFNRFSHGINRLESRLHRFADGFHTTLSRELEAA; from the coding sequence ATGGATTCGATGATGCTGAATATGGACGCCGCCACTCTTTCCCCCGTGGCGCTGTTCATGCAGGCCGACTGGGTCGTTAAGGGTGTGATGCTCGGTCTGCTGCTCGCCAGCATCTGGACCTGGGCGATCATTGTCGGCTTTGCCACCAAGCTGAAAAAGCTGAGCAAGGCATCCGACAAGTTCGAACGCGATTTCTGGAACACGGGCGATATCGACCAGTTTCACCGCGCGCATGGCAGCTCGGCGCTGCCCAGCGCCCGCGTCTTCACCGCAGGCATCACTGAATGGCGCCGCTCGACAGCGGGCGACAATATCGACCGTGATGGCACCCGCGCGCGCCTGGCCACGGCAATGGGCAGCGCGGTGGCGCACGAAATCGACACGCTCTCCGATCGGCTGAACGTGCTCGCCACCATCGGCTCGGTCGCGCCCTTTGTCGGGCTGTTCGGCACGGTCTGGGGCATCATGCGCAGCTTCACCGCCATCGCCTCGCAGCAGAATTCGAGCCTCGCCGTCGTCGCCCCCGGCATTGCCGAGGCGCTGTTCGCCACCGCCATCGGCCTGTTCGCGGCCATCCCGGCGGTGATCGCGTTCAACCGCTTCAGCCACGGCATCAACCGTCTCGAATCGCGCCTGCACCGCTTTGCCGACGGTTTCCACACCACGCTCAGCCGCGAGCTGGAGGCCGCCTGA
- a CDS encoding YebC/PmpR family DNA-binding transcriptional regulator produces MAGHSKFKNIMHRKGAQDKKRSAMFSKLSREITVAAKMGLPDPDMNPRLRLAINAAKAQSMPKDNIQRAIDKAAGGDVENYEEIRYEGFGPGGVSLIVEALSDNRNRTATNVRTAFAKNGGNLGASGSVSHGFDRMGLIEYPESAGDPDKVFEAALEAGAEDVTFDEGHEIWTAQDMLHEVAKALESVLGPAEGAKLAWRPQTKVDVSADDAATLFKLIDTLDDDDDVQTVWGNYEVSDEVMEKLG; encoded by the coding sequence ATGGCAGGCCATAGTAAATTCAAGAACATCATGCATCGCAAAGGCGCGCAGGACAAAAAGCGCTCGGCGATGTTCTCCAAGCTCAGCCGCGAAATCACCGTGGCGGCCAAGATGGGTCTCCCCGACCCCGACATGAACCCCCGTCTCCGCCTCGCGATCAACGCGGCCAAGGCGCAGTCGATGCCCAAGGACAATATCCAGCGCGCGATCGACAAGGCAGCGGGCGGCGATGTCGAGAATTACGAGGAAATCCGCTATGAAGGCTTCGGCCCCGGCGGCGTTTCGCTGATCGTCGAGGCGCTTTCCGACAACCGCAACCGCACCGCGACCAATGTCCGCACCGCCTTTGCCAAGAATGGCGGCAATCTCGGCGCATCGGGTTCGGTCAGCCATGGTTTCGACCGCATGGGCCTGATCGAATATCCCGAAAGCGCGGGCGATCCCGACAAGGTGTTCGAAGCCGCGCTCGAAGCCGGTGCAGAAGACGTGACCTTCGACGAAGGCCATGAAATCTGGACGGCGCAGGACATGCTGCACGAAGTCGCCAAGGCGCTCGAATCGGTTCTCGGCCCGGCGGAAGGCGCAAAGCTCGCCTGGCGCCCGCAGACCAAGGTCGACGTTTCCGCCGACGATGCAGCCACGCTGTTCAAGCTGATCGACACGCTTGACGATGACGACGACGTCCAGACCGTCTGGGGCAATTACGAAGTCTCGGACGAAGTGATGGAGAAACTGGGCTGA
- the ykgO gene encoding type B 50S ribosomal protein L36, producing the protein MKIRNSLKSLKDRHRDNRVIRRRGRTYVINKTNRRFKARQG; encoded by the coding sequence ATGAAGATCCGCAATTCTCTGAAGTCGCTCAAGGACCGTCACCGGGACAATCGCGTGATCCGTCGTCGCGGCCGTACCTACGTCATCAACAAGACGAACCGTCGCTTCAAGGCCCGCCAGGGCTGA
- a CDS encoding TonB C-terminal domain-containing protein, with translation MDRAEQAGFGVAIVGHAVLFGLLSVGFLATPNPANLKQKPIDVQLVDEIALESTAPDAVPEAAPALSPEPAPEDTAPPEPAPAPTPAPAPVPTPAPPQPKPQPQPKPVPKPTPAPKPAPRAPEKPQPKPAPAKPAAKPAQQKPAAKPAPSKPAAPGKETQRKSLLSRSMVEGLGSTPSQSRSQGTPAQKAGPAVQASLAAEVLRQLKRHWTAPTGADSEKLRTELAITLARDGTVTDIEFLRQTGVTESNRAQAALHKERAMKAVRLASPFKLPAEYYDTWKLLSPIGFDKRLSQ, from the coding sequence ATGGATCGGGCTGAACAAGCCGGGTTCGGCGTAGCCATTGTCGGCCATGCGGTCCTGTTCGGGCTGCTTTCGGTCGGCTTTCTGGCCACGCCCAACCCAGCCAATCTGAAACAAAAGCCGATCGACGTGCAGCTTGTCGACGAGATCGCGCTCGAAAGCACGGCGCCCGATGCGGTGCCCGAGGCAGCGCCTGCGCTGTCGCCCGAACCCGCGCCCGAAGATACGGCGCCGCCCGAACCGGCGCCAGCGCCCACGCCTGCACCGGCCCCGGTGCCGACCCCGGCACCGCCCCAGCCAAAGCCGCAGCCCCAGCCAAAACCGGTTCCAAAGCCCACACCTGCGCCCAAACCCGCGCCCAGGGCACCGGAAAAGCCGCAGCCCAAGCCCGCCCCCGCCAAGCCTGCGGCCAAGCCCGCGCAGCAAAAGCCCGCCGCCAAGCCCGCGCCCTCCAAGCCTGCAGCACCGGGCAAAGAGACACAGCGCAAGAGCCTGCTCAGCCGCTCGATGGTGGAAGGGCTCGGCTCGACGCCCAGCCAGTCACGGTCACAAGGGACGCCCGCGCAAAAGGCGGGCCCCGCGGTTCAGGCATCGCTCGCGGCCGAGGTGCTGCGCCAGCTCAAGCGCCACTGGACCGCCCCCACCGGTGCGGATTCGGAAAAGCTCAGGACCGAACTGGCAATCACGCTCGCGCGCGACGGCACCGTCACCGACATCGAATTCCTGCGCCAGACCGGCGTCACCGAATCGAACCGCGCACAGGCGGCGCTGCACAAGGAACGCGCGATGAAGGCCGTTCGCCTTGCCTCGCCGTTCAAGCTGCCCGCAGAATATTACGACACCTGGAAACTTCTCAGCCCTATCGGATTTGACAAGAGGCTATCGCAATGA
- the ruvC gene encoding crossover junction endodeoxyribonuclease RuvC produces MIILGLDPGLGTTGWGVIAASGNRLSHIANGQIKTNSAAPMAERLVALDAALTDLLLEHRPDGAAVEEVFVNVNPQSTLKLGQARGVCLLAPARTGIMVGEYAARLVKKAVVGTGAAEKAQVHAMVSRLLPGAKIAGADAADALAVAITHAHHISTAHRIR; encoded by the coding sequence CTGATCATACTCGGCCTGGATCCGGGGCTGGGCACGACGGGTTGGGGGGTGATCGCCGCCTCCGGCAATCGGCTCAGCCACATCGCCAACGGACAGATCAAGACGAACAGCGCAGCGCCGATGGCCGAACGCCTCGTCGCGCTCGATGCGGCGCTTACCGATCTCCTCCTCGAACACCGGCCCGATGGCGCCGCGGTCGAGGAGGTGTTCGTCAACGTGAACCCGCAATCGACGCTGAAGCTGGGGCAGGCGCGCGGCGTCTGCCTGCTCGCGCCCGCGCGCACCGGCATCATGGTTGGCGAATATGCCGCGCGGCTCGTCAAAAAGGCCGTGGTCGGCACCGGTGCCGCCGAAAAGGCGCAGGTCCACGCCATGGTCAGCCGGCTTTTGCCCGGCGCGAAGATTGCGGGTGCCGATGCGGCCGATGCGCTCGCCGTCGCGATCACCCATGCGCATCATATTTCCACGGCCCACCGCATCCGGTGA
- the tolR gene encoding protein TolR, with the protein MGMGPLPSRHGRSRRAPMAEINVTPLVDVMLVLLIIFMVTAPLLVTGVPVNLPDSRANALEQDKQPVQISLDETGRVFVDEQEVMEAELPTILEAKRPAAGQEEPQVFLRADRALDYGRVMRVMGELNRAGLNKVSLVTTGAEQAN; encoded by the coding sequence ATGGGGATGGGTCCCCTTCCCTCGCGCCACGGGCGTAGCCGCCGCGCGCCGATGGCCGAAATCAACGTCACCCCGCTGGTCGACGTCATGCTCGTGCTGCTCATCATCTTCATGGTGACCGCGCCGCTGCTCGTCACCGGCGTTCCCGTGAACCTGCCCGACAGTCGCGCCAACGCGCTGGAGCAGGACAAGCAACCGGTCCAGATCTCGCTCGACGAAACCGGCCGCGTCTTCGTGGACGAGCAGGAAGTGATGGAGGCCGAACTGCCGACCATCCTCGAAGCCAAGCGTCCCGCTGCCGGTCAGGAAGAGCCGCAGGTCTTCCTGCGCGCCGACCGCGCGCTCGATTATGGTCGCGTGATGCGCGTGATGGGCGAGCTCAACCGCGCCGGGCTCAACAAGGTATCGCTGGTCACCACTGGCGCCGAACAGGCGAACTGA
- the tolB gene encoding Tol-Pal system beta propeller repeat protein TolB, whose product MNHLKRFSTGIATVLLAATAPAAAQLSVDVTDESGNDLIIAVPAMPTPQVASTAAGSTDALGRQVAEVVVTDLRGSGLFKPLGPGAVRGISFPEVTAPQFDYWPGMGAQALVQGFVRANADGNLTVGCYLYDVALKTELTRQGFVVQPSDWRRAAHKCADAIYARLSGESPFFDSRIAYIAESGPKNNRTKRLAIMDSDGANHRFITNGQSIALTPRFSPDYKQIVYLSYLNNRPRIFIYDIGTGKQRLVTEGNGAFFAPRFSPDGRTVLYSHAINGNTDIYSIPASGGTPRRLTNTPGINIGGSFSPDGSQIVFESDRSGGQQIYVMNADGSNQRRISFGGGRYATPEWSPRGDLIAFTRMAGNFRIGVMAPGGGGERLLTNSWQDEAPTWSPNGRVIQFFRSTQGREGNSSIWQVDLTGVNERKIPTPLNGSDPAWGPLLP is encoded by the coding sequence ATGAACCATCTGAAACGCTTCTCGACCGGTATCGCAACCGTTCTTCTCGCCGCGACGGCCCCCGCTGCCGCGCAGCTCAGCGTCGACGTCACCGACGAAAGCGGCAATGATCTCATCATCGCCGTCCCCGCCATGCCGACCCCGCAGGTCGCGTCCACCGCCGCCGGCAGCACCGATGCGCTCGGCCGTCAGGTCGCCGAAGTGGTCGTCACCGATCTTCGCGGCAGCGGGCTGTTCAAGCCGCTCGGCCCCGGCGCGGTGCGCGGGATCAGCTTCCCCGAGGTCACCGCCCCCCAGTTCGATTACTGGCCGGGCATGGGCGCGCAGGCGCTGGTCCAGGGCTTCGTCCGCGCCAATGCCGACGGCAATCTCACCGTCGGCTGCTATCTCTACGACGTCGCGCTCAAGACCGAGCTGACCCGTCAGGGCTTCGTCGTCCAACCGTCGGACTGGCGCCGCGCCGCGCACAAATGCGCCGACGCCATCTATGCGCGCCTGTCGGGCGAAAGCCCCTTCTTCGACAGCCGCATCGCCTATATCGCCGAAAGCGGCCCGAAGAATAACCGCACCAAGCGGCTGGCGATCATGGATTCGGACGGTGCCAATCACCGCTTCATCACCAATGGCCAGTCGATCGCGCTCACCCCGCGTTTCTCGCCGGATTACAAGCAGATCGTCTATCTCAGCTATCTGAACAACCGGCCGCGCATCTTCATCTACGATATCGGCACCGGCAAGCAGCGCCTCGTCACCGAAGGCAATGGCGCGTTTTTCGCACCGCGCTTCTCGCCCGATGGCCGCACCGTCCTCTATTCGCACGCGATCAACGGCAACACCGATATCTACAGCATCCCCGCCAGCGGCGGCACCCCGCGCCGGCTGACCAACACGCCCGGCATCAATATTGGCGGCAGCTTCTCGCCCGATGGTTCGCAGATCGTGTTCGAAAGCGATCGTTCGGGCGGGCAGCAAATCTATGTCATGAACGCCGATGGCTCCAACCAGCGCCGGATCAGCTTTGGCGGCGGGCGCTATGCAACGCCTGAATGGAGCCCGCGTGGCGATCTTATCGCCTTCACCAGGATGGCGGGCAATTTCCGCATCGGCGTGATGGCGCCCGGTGGCGGCGGCGAACGCCTGCTCACCAACAGCTGGCAGGATGAGGCCCCCACCTGGTCGCCCAATGGCCGCGTGATCCAGTTCTTCCGGTCGACGCAGGGCCGCGAGGGGAATTCGAGCATCTGGCAGGTCGATCTGACCGGGGTGAACGAACGCAAGATCCCCACCCCG
- the ybgC gene encoding tol-pal system-associated acyl-CoA thioesterase codes for MSVEPSDLPYSGYLSGRDHRFALRVYFEDTDTGGIVYHANYLRYMERARSDMLRCLGINQRAALDDGTGVYAVTDLSIRYRRPAKLEDDLLVISKVEEIRAASCRIHQRVMRGDEILAEADVTVAFLTPGGKPRRQPQAWVEAFKRLN; via the coding sequence ATGTCTGTAGAACCTAGCGATCTGCCCTATTCCGGTTATCTGTCCGGCCGCGATCATCGTTTCGCGCTGCGCGTCTATTTCGAGGATACGGATACCGGCGGGATCGTTTATCACGCGAACTATCTGAGATATATGGAGCGCGCGCGTTCGGACATGCTTCGCTGCCTCGGCATAAACCAGCGCGCCGCGCTGGACGATGGCACCGGCGTCTATGCGGTTACCGATCTTTCGATCCGCTATCGCCGACCCGCCAAGCTTGAGGACGATCTGCTCGTCATCAGCAAAGTCGAAGAAATTCGTGCGGCATCGTGCCGTATTCATCAGAGAGTCATGCGCGGGGATGAGATTTTGGCCGAGGCGGACGTCACCGTTGCCTTCCTCACCCCCGGGGGCAAACCCAGGCGTCAGCCGCAGGCCTGGGTAGAAGCATTCAAGCGGTTGAATTAA
- the pyk gene encoding pyruvate kinase: protein MTQNTAPRTRKVRVLATLGPASNTPEMIRKLYLAGADAFRINMSHGAHEDHAKVIESIRLLEKELGRPMTVLVDLQGPKLRVGRFEDGSVMLETGQAFVLDRDPALGDSTRVNLPHPEIFQALEPGARLLLDDGKLCLRVQTASLERVETTVETGGKLSNNKGLNVPDVIVPMAALTDKDRRDLSFALEHKADWIALSFVQRPEDVAEARHLIGGKASLLAKIEKPSAIDRLDGILELADAVMVARGDLGVELPPEEVPPLQKRIVESARRMGRPVVVATQMLESMITAPTPTRAEVSDVANAIYDGADAVMLSAESAAGEWPEQSVAMMNKIALSVEGDAGFADRLHFTETRPDPTTADALAEASARIAVTVSAAALICFTTSGSTARRVARERPSVPLLALTPKLATARHMGLLWGVHAVQTRDVGSFEEMVAKAKRIALRTGIAKAGDRLVLMAGVPFGTPGATNVLHVVRLTGNELNGEN from the coding sequence GTGACCCAGAATACCGCCCCCCGTACCCGTAAGGTTCGCGTTCTCGCCACCCTCGGCCCCGCCAGCAATACGCCGGAGATGATCCGCAAACTTTATCTCGCCGGCGCCGATGCGTTCCGGATCAACATGAGCCACGGCGCGCATGAGGACCATGCCAAGGTGATCGAATCGATCCGCCTGCTCGAAAAGGAACTGGGCCGGCCGATGACGGTGCTCGTCGACTTGCAGGGCCCCAAGCTGCGTGTCGGGCGGTTCGAGGATGGTTCGGTGATGCTGGAGACGGGGCAGGCCTTTGTGCTCGACCGTGATCCGGCGCTTGGCGATTCGACCCGCGTCAACCTGCCACACCCCGAGATTTTCCAGGCGCTGGAGCCGGGCGCGCGGCTGTTGCTGGACGACGGCAAGCTGTGCCTGCGCGTCCAGACCGCCAGCCTTGAGCGGGTGGAGACGACCGTCGAGACGGGCGGCAAGCTTTCGAATAACAAGGGGCTGAACGTCCCCGACGTGATCGTCCCCATGGCGGCGCTTACTGACAAGGATCGCCGCGACCTCAGCTTTGCGCTGGAGCACAAGGCCGACTGGATCGCGCTGTCGTTTGTGCAGCGGCCCGAGGACGTGGCCGAGGCGCGGCACCTGATCGGCGGCAAGGCATCGCTTCTGGCGAAGATCGAAAAGCCATCGGCCATCGATCGGCTCGACGGGATTCTGGAGCTGGCCGATGCGGTGATGGTGGCGCGCGGCGACCTGGGCGTCGAACTGCCGCCCGAGGAAGTGCCGCCGCTGCAGAAGCGGATCGTCGAATCCGCGCGCCGGATGGGGCGCCCGGTGGTGGTGGCGACCCAGATGCTCGAATCGATGATCACCGCACCCACGCCGACGCGCGCCGAGGTGTCCGACGTTGCCAACGCAATCTATGACGGCGCCGATGCGGTGATGTTGTCGGCCGAATCGGCGGCGGGCGAATGGCCCGAACAGTCGGTTGCGATGATGAACAAGATCGCGCTGTCGGTGGAAGGCGATGCCGGCTTTGCCGACCGCCTGCATTTCACCGAAACACGGCCCGATCCGACGACGGCAGACGCGCTGGCCGAAGCATCGGCGCGAATTGCGGTGACGGTTTCGGCGGCGGCGCTGATCTGTTTCACGACCTCGGGATCGACGGCGCGCCGCGTTGCCCGCGAACGCCCGTCGGTGCCGCTGCTGGCGCTGACCCCCAAGCTGGCGACCGCGCGGCATATGGGACTGCTCTGGGGTGTCCATGCCGTGCAGACCCGCGATGTGGGCTCGTTCGAGGAAATGGTGGCCAAGGCCAAGCGCATTGCGCTGCGCACAGGCATTGCCAAGGCGGGCGATCGGCTGGTGCTGATGGCCGGCGTGCCGTTTGGAACGCCGGGCGCGACCAATGTGCTCCATGTCGTTCGGCTGACCGGCAATGAATTGAACGGCGAAAATTGA
- a CDS encoding HAD family phosphatase: MTVEAVVFDVGNVLYRWEPRSLYRRLIGNDRALDAFMSDVVTMEWHHQHDMGRDFADTSAELSALYPEHRELIALWGPRFNDSLTDMDGMRSIVERLDARGIPLFGITNFSHEFWPPFRAREADLFDRFRDIVVSGDEKMAKPDPAIYQLALTRFGLSAGQTIFIDDREDNIDAARSEGMAGHLFTSAAALEADLTARGLL; encoded by the coding sequence ATGACGGTCGAAGCCGTCGTCTTTGACGTCGGCAACGTCCTTTATCGATGGGAACCGCGTTCCCTGTACAGGCGCCTGATCGGCAACGATCGGGCGCTTGATGCATTCATGTCCGATGTCGTCACCATGGAGTGGCATCATCAACACGACATGGGACGCGATTTCGCCGATACCAGCGCCGAGTTGAGCGCGCTTTACCCCGAGCACCGCGAACTGATCGCGCTCTGGGGCCCGCGCTTCAACGACAGCCTTACCGACATGGACGGGATGCGCTCCATCGTCGAACGGCTCGATGCGCGCGGGATTCCCCTGTTCGGAATCACCAATTTCAGCCATGAATTCTGGCCACCCTTTCGCGCGCGCGAAGCCGATCTGTTCGATCGATTCCGCGACATCGTGGTTTCAGGCGACGAAAAAATGGCCAAGCCCGATCCGGCGATCTACCAGCTTGCGCTCACTCGATTCGGCCTGTCCGCCGGGCAGACGATCTTCATCGACGATCGCGAGGACAATATCGATGCTGCCCGGTCCGAGGGCATGGCCGGCCATCTGTTCACCAGCGCCGCCGCACTCGAAGCAGACCTCACCGCACGCGGCCTGCTCTGA
- a CDS encoding DUF2312 domain-containing protein yields MSDNVAADQLRLFIERIERLEEEKKGIADDIKDVYNEAKSNGYDVKTMRTIVRLRKMEPHHRLEAEALLDTYKAALGIE; encoded by the coding sequence ATGAGCGACAACGTCGCCGCCGACCAGCTACGCCTGTTCATCGAACGCATCGAACGGCTGGAAGAAGAGAAAAAGGGCATCGCAGACGACATCAAGGACGTCTACAACGAAGCCAAGTCGAACGGTTACGACGTGAAGACGATGCGCACCATCGTTCGCCTGCGGAAGATGGAACCCCATCACCGCCTCGAAGCCGAAGCGCTTCTGGATACGTACAAGGCCGCGCTCGGGATCGAATAA
- the ruvB gene encoding Holliday junction branch migration DNA helicase RuvB, which produces MSDERLITPARRAEDVDAALRPKSLEEFVGQKAARENLRVFIEAARSRGDALDHVLFFGPPGLGKTTLAQIIAREMGVGFKATSGPVIAKSGDLAALLTNLEDGDVLFIDEIHRLNPAVEEVLYPAMEDRALDLMIGEGPSARSVRIDLPRFTLVGATTRQGLLTTPLRDRFGIPVRLNFYTVDELEKVVSRAAYLLDLGIAPDGAREVATRSRGTPRIAGRLLRRVRDFANVANVETVDAKTADAALNRLEVDALGLDAMDRRYLHMIADIYRGGPVGVETLAAGLSEPRDTIEEVIEPYLIQLGLIARTARGRMLNGRGWKHLGLNPPASAAQDSLFDE; this is translated from the coding sequence ATGAGCGACGAACGCCTGATCACCCCAGCCCGGCGCGCCGAGGATGTCGACGCCGCACTGCGCCCCAAATCGCTTGAAGAATTTGTCGGGCAAAAGGCCGCACGCGAAAATCTGCGCGTCTTCATCGAAGCCGCTAGGTCGCGTGGCGACGCGCTCGATCATGTGCTCTTCTTCGGCCCTCCGGGGCTCGGCAAGACGACGCTCGCGCAGATCATCGCGCGCGAAATGGGCGTGGGCTTCAAGGCCACTTCGGGGCCGGTCATCGCCAAGTCGGGCGATCTCGCCGCGCTGCTCACCAATCTCGAGGATGGCGACGTTCTCTTCATCGACGAGATTCACCGGCTCAATCCGGCGGTGGAAGAAGTTCTCTACCCCGCGATGGAAGACCGCGCGCTCGATCTCATGATCGGCGAAGGCCCCTCGGCCCGCTCGGTGCGGATCGATCTGCCGCGTTTCACACTGGTCGGCGCAACCACGCGGCAGGGGTTGCTCACCACCCCCTTGCGCGATCGCTTCGGCATTCCCGTCCGGCTCAATTTCTATACGGTCGACGAGTTGGAAAAGGTCGTCAGCCGCGCCGCCTATCTGCTCGATCTCGGCATCGCGCCCGATGGCGCACGCGAAGTCGCCACCCGGTCGCGCGGCACGCCGCGCATCGCCGGCCGGCTGCTCCGCCGCGTCCGCGATTTCGCCAATGTCGCGAATGTCGAGACGGTCGATGCCAAGACCGCCGATGCCGCGCTCAACCGGCTCGAGGTCGATGCCCTCGGCCTCGACGCGATGGACCGCCGCTATCTGCACATGATCGCCGACATTTATCGCGGCGGTCCGGTGGGGGTCGAAACGCTCGCCGCCGGCCTTTCCGAACCGCGCGACACGATCGAGGAAGTGATCGAGCCCTATCTCATCCAGCTCGGCCTGATCGCACGCACCGCGCGCGGACGCATGCTCAACGGGCGCGGCTGGAAACATCTCGGGCTCAACCCGCCCGCCTCCGCCGCGCAGGACAGCCTGTTCGACGAATAG
- the ruvA gene encoding Holliday junction branch migration protein RuvA, with the protein MIARLKGELVSTGMDHAVIDVGGVGYLVGASSRTLGVLGPVGGSVTIHTEMLVSEDSMRLMGFATADERDWFRLLTSVQGVGSRVALAILSALEANELHRAIASGDKAMVARANGVGPKLAQRIVNELKDKIGGIVLGPGGGSVAQPKGSHASDAMSALGNLGFKPAEASAAVTTAEDELGEGATLDALVRLALKKAAK; encoded by the coding sequence ATGATCGCACGCCTCAAGGGGGAACTCGTCAGCACCGGCATGGACCATGCGGTGATCGACGTCGGCGGTGTCGGCTATCTGGTCGGCGCCTCATCGCGCACATTGGGCGTGCTCGGCCCGGTCGGCGGTTCCGTCACCATCCATACCGAAATGCTCGTATCCGAAGATTCGATGCGGCTGATGGGCTTCGCCACCGCGGATGAGCGCGACTGGTTTCGCCTGCTCACCAGCGTGCAGGGCGTGGGCAGCCGCGTCGCGCTGGCGATCCTCTCCGCGCTAGAGGCCAACGAGCTTCACCGCGCGATCGCCAGCGGCGACAAGGCAATGGTCGCGCGCGCCAACGGCGTCGGGCCAAAACTCGCCCAGCGCATCGTCAACGAACTGAAGGACAAGATCGGCGGCATCGTGCTCGGCCCGGGCGGCGGCAGCGTCGCCCAGCCCAAGGGCAGCCATGCCTCCGACGCGATGTCCGCGCTCGGCAATCTCGGCTTCAAGCCCGCCGAAGCGAGCGCAGCGGTCACCACCGCCGAGGATGAACTGGGCGAAGGCGCCACCCTCGACGCGCTTGTCCGCCTCGCGCTCAAGAAAGCCGCGAAATGA
- a CDS encoding heavy metal-binding domain-containing protein, translating to MILTTTPSIDGTPVREYLGVVTGEVIVGANIFRDLFASVRDIVGGRSGAYEGALRDARREAFAEIEAEARDKGANAVIGIDIDYEVIGQNGSMLMVSISGTAVRL from the coding sequence GTGATTTTGACGACGACACCCTCGATCGACGGCACGCCGGTTCGGGAATATCTCGGCGTCGTGACCGGCGAGGTTATCGTCGGCGCGAACATCTTCCGTGATCTCTTCGCCTCGGTGCGCGATATCGTGGGCGGCCGTTCGGGTGCCTATGAAGGCGCGCTGCGCGACGCGCGGCGCGAAGCCTTTGCCGAGATCGAGGCAGAGGCGCGCGACAAGGGTGCGAATGCCGTCATCGGCATCGACATCGATTATGAAGTGATCGGCCAGAACGGCTCGATGCTGATGGTGTCGATTTCGGGTACGGCCGTTCGCCTGTGA